The following proteins are encoded in a genomic region of Colletotrichum higginsianum IMI 349063 chromosome 9, whole genome shotgun sequence:
- a CDS encoding tRNA (Uracil-5-)-methyltransferase TRM9, which produces MTVSSGPQHGAGHPAVPAAVDDTTTADLTSPRQPAKEEEEEEEEDAAAYESRHVHTVYEAIAPHFSSTRYKPWPLVASFLLSLTPGSVGLDAGCGNGKYIGVNPALYIVASDRSANLVSLARSYQPPHFDAEVSAAAAVSKKKNKKSKGVAATSGPAADAAQTPPLPPPPPPARAPNNQVLVADSLALPYRASAFDFAISIAVIHHMSTRQRRRAAVAALLDAVRPGTGKVLVMVWALEQGSSRRGWDAGAAQDQLVSWVTKGKKEQDRPAQDETFQRYYHLYREGELEEDVVEVGGRVLERGYERDNWWAVFCRDA; this is translated from the coding sequence ATGACTGTCTCATCCGGCCCCCaacacggcgccggccaccCGGCCGTGCCCGCCGCTGTAGACGatacgacgacggcggactTGACGAGTCCTCGACAACCAgcaaaggaggaggaggaggaggaggaggaagacgcaGCCGCCTACGAGTCGCGCCATGTCCATACCGTctacgaggccatcgcccCGCACTTCTCCTCCACCCGCTACAAGCCGTGGCCTCTCGTTGCCTCCTTCCTGCTCTCGCTGACCCCTGGCTCCGTCGGCCTTGACGCTGGCTGCGGCAACGGCAAGTACATCGGCGTCAATCCGGCCCTCTACATCGTCGCCTCGGACCGGAGCGCCAACCTGGTTTCGCTGGCTCGCAGCTACCAGCCGCCGCACTTTGACGCCGAAGtttctgccgccgccgccgtctccaagaagaagaacaagaagagcAAGGGCGTCGCCGCGACATCCGGGCCTGCGGCGGACGCGGCACAGacaccaccactaccacccccgccgcctccggccCGGGCTCCGAACAACCAGGTTTTGGTAGCCGACTCCCTGGCTCTGCCGTACCGGGCCTCGGCTTTCGATTTTGCCATttccatcgccgtcatccaCCACATGTCGAcgcgccaacgccgccgggccgccgtcgccgccctgctcgacgccgtccgccCCGGCACCGGAAAGGTCCTCGTGATGGTCTGGGCGCTGGAGCAgggcagcagccgccgcggctgggacgccggcgccgcgcagGACCAGCTCGTGTCATGGGTcaccaagggcaagaaggagcagGACCGGCCGGCCCAGGACGAGACATTCCAGAGGTACTATCATCTCTACCGCGAGGgagagctcgaggaggacgtgGTTGAGGTGGGAGGCAGGGTCCTCGAGCGTGGCTACGAGAGGGACAACTGGTGGGCCGTCTTTTGCCGGGACGCTTGA
- a CDS encoding MYB DNA-binding domain-containing protein produces the protein MPPHVAESPAKKQSKWSPEEDALIIELRGSGMKWEDISKRLPGRSAISCRLHYQNYLERRSEWDEERKNKLARLYERFKPEMWAKVAEEMAVPWRAAEAMHWQLGEADMARRAGVVPFSLTAVNVDQPGAGGHRHSPSRGHMHSQSQGSLPRDMGGPSPRYGRPPPGISPIPGGRAIAARRESVPGRPQMGPEPNEMAGMGQGGPGLAPIQGLPPGRGSGLLPGVAELTTGVSPYSTPAYAMGGMPTASPVPSARASPGPLLPALHYPPPHESAGAKRRASPGTEMMGSRETSRRRHMDPRQEEMDRRRVA, from the exons ATGCCGCCGCACGTGGCCGAGTCCCCGGCCAAGAAGCAGAGCAAGTGGTCGCCGGAGGAAGATGCCTTGATCATCGAACTCCGGGGGAGCGGCATGAAGTGGGAAGACATATCCAAGCGTCTTCCGGGACGAAGCGCCATCAGTTGTCGACTTCACTACCAGAACTACCTCGAGAGGCGGAGCGAGTGGGATGAGGAGCGTAAAAACAAGCTTGCACGGCTGTACGAGAG GTTCAAACCCGAAATGTGGGCAAAGGTCGCGGAAGAGATGGCCGTTCCTTGGCGAGCCGCAGAGGCCATGCACtggcagctcggcgaggctGACATGGCTCGGCGGGCTGGCGTTGTGCCGTTTTCTCTGACCGCAGTCAACGTCGACCAACCGGGTGCCGGTGGTCATCGGCACTCCCCTTCCCGCGGTCACATGCACTCTCAGTCGCAGGGCAGTCTGCCCCGGGACATGGGCGGTCCCTCTCCACGATACGGCCGACCGCCACCGGGCATATCGCCAATCCCCGGTGGACGAGCCATCGCCGCCCGACGCGAGAGCGTTCCAGGAAGACCGCAGATGGGCCCGGAACCGAACGAGATGGCGGGCATGGGACAAGGCGGCCCTGGGCTAGCACCGATCCAGGGGCTCCCACCGGGCCGAGGTTCCGGGCTACTTCCGGGTGTGGCCGAACTCACGACGGGCGTGAGCCCGTACAGCACCCCCGCATACGCAATGGGAGGCATGCCCACGGCGAGCCCAGTGCCGAGTGCCAGAGCGAGTCCAGGACCGCTGCTTCCCGCTCTCCATTACCCGCCACCCCACGAGTCGGCTGGTGCCAAGCGACGAGCTAGTCCGGGCACAGAGATGATGGGCTCAAGGGAAACgagtcggcgacgacacATGGACCCCCGGCAAGAGGAGATGGATCGGCGGCGCGTTGCATGA